A window of the Scyliorhinus torazame isolate Kashiwa2021f chromosome 12, sScyTor2.1, whole genome shotgun sequence genome harbors these coding sequences:
- the LOC140387154 gene encoding uncharacterized protein: METPMPQYQSYFTFASDVNSDGLSDWSSIISELGCEGFTYWDCVPSESDCNGLSDWKTSSSESDSFTDSTSHSLSPASSIDSYRFSPPFVPCTPGQEAHSSSWETGSLPSLSEERLDAGQRVRKTRSRYPGRQRQNASEREKLRMRGLAKALHNLRTYLPPSVAPASQSLTKLETLRLTIRYISHLTELLNLSEEGPSEGRDTESKCQVCPRGLGWCQDKSTSAAPGCLAHPGDLIMNGDNPVPADFQDVLFCQSFTENTENLQLDSWFP, translated from the exons atggAGACTCCTATGCCGCAGTATCAAAGCTATTTCACGTTCGCGAGTGATGTTAACTCAGATGGGCTTTCCGACTGGAGCTCCATCATTTCAGAGCTCGGCTGTGAAGGCTTCACATACTGGGACTGTGTCCCTTCAGAATCTGATTGTAATGGGCTATCAGACTGGAAAACTTCCAGTTCAGAGTCGGACAGTTTCACTGACTCCACGTCGCACAGCCTCTCTCCAGCATCTTCCATCGACTCATACAGATTTTCACCTCCGTTTGTACCTTGCACGCCCGGCCAGGAGGCCCACAGCAGCTCCTGGGAGACCGGAAGCCTCCCATCTCTGTCAGAGGAGCGGCTGGACGCTGGGCAACGGGTGAGGAAGACCAGGTCGCGCTACCCAGGGAGGCAACGGCAAAACGCCAGCGAGAGAGAGAAGCTGAGGATGAGGGGCCTGGCCAAGGCCCTGCACAACCTGAGGACGTACCTGCCTCCGTCGGTGGCGCCGGCGAGTCAGAGCCTGACCAAACTGGAGACCCTGCGCCTGACCATCCGCTACATCTCGCACCTGACTGAGCTGCTGAATTTGAGCGAGGAGGGCCCGTCGGAGGGCAGGGACACTGAAAGCAAATGCCAGGTGTGCCCGCGGGGCCTGGGCTGGTGCCAGGACAAGTCAACGAGTGCTGCACCAGGGTGCCTGGCTCACCCAGGGGATTTGATTATGAATGGTGACAATCCTGTGCCAGCAGACTTTCAGGATGTACTGTTCTGTCAG AGTTTCACAGAAAATACAGAGAATCTGCAGCTGGACTCTTGGTTTCCATGA